A window of Diadema setosum chromosome 2, eeDiaSeto1, whole genome shotgun sequence contains these coding sequences:
- the LOC140239295 gene encoding leucine-rich repeat neuronal protein 3-like: MDNHYLQLIDFRDNMLTTIQSTFTNMSRLTFLAFSNNDISFISTDAFAGTNMRLVQLDNNSLTTLPRMFFKYTPLLQEITLYGNPWHCDCKIRYMCEAITSIDQEFYPWYDAKDRMTCTSPRAFKEQKMSKVKDFQMICTTYASALAIQLIVGLSLSAVAVSTALYVVQLYCKAKKLERNGADTGKCLA; encoded by the coding sequence ATGGACAACCATTACCTACAACTCATCGATTTCCGCGATAATATGTTGACAACGATTCAGTCGACATTCACCAACATGTCGCGGCTCACCTTTCTCGCGTTCAGCAACAACGACATCAGCTTTATCAGTACGGATGCCTTCGCTGGGACCAACATGAGACTCGTTCAACTCGACAACAACAGTCTCACCACTCTGCCACGCATGTTCTTTAAGTACACCCCTCTCTTGCAGGAGATCACACTTTACGGTAACCCCTGGCACTGCGACTGCAAGATACGGTACATGTGCGAAGCGATTACAAGCATAGATCAGGAATTTTACCCCTGGTATGACGCCAAGGATAGAATGACTTGCACGTCACCCAGGGCGTTCAAGGAGCAGAAAATGAGCAAGGTCAAAGATTTTCAGATGATATGCACAACATACGCGTCGGCGCTCGCCATACAATTGATTGTCGGGCTGTCCTTGTCGGCAGTCGCTGTGAGCACCGCCCTCTACGTTGTGCAGCTCTACTGCAAGGCCAAGAAACTGGAGAGGAACGGAGCCGACACAGGCAAATGTTTGGCGTAG